The Struthio camelus isolate bStrCam1 chromosome W, bStrCam1.hap1, whole genome shotgun sequence sequence CGGGAGCACTGGGATCGGGCCGTGACCCAGATGGATCCGTCGGGAACAAAATGCACTTCGCCCCATTACTTTCAACCCATTTGCCGGCGCTTTCTAGGTAAGCGGCCACCCGGTATCCGTTGCAGCTGGCGAAACACGACCTGCCGCGGCTGCGTGATCTCCAGTTACcaggctggagaaaggcacaCGGAATAATTATTTTAGAGTGACACGGCCGTGTTTGGCGAGAGAGAGCTAATGGTAAATATTAAGCTGGAAGAAGCTGCATGGAGAGACCCCATGGACTCTTACATGCTTGGGCAGATGCATGGTACTGGCATCCCACCTAGGAACTGGAGTCCCCCCATTCTGCAGCCTGCTCGCTTTCGAAGCCCTCTTGAAATCGGTGCGCTTATCCATGTGATTAAAGGCGGCCCGAGTTGGCACCTGCGATGACATAGGCCTGTCTGTCTCATGAATTATAAGACAGACCTTGCGGTGGCCTGCGGGGGTGGAGTAATGAGAAGACTATCGTTGAGGATCTGCTAACATCGTCATTTTATAATGCGCGTGGCAAGGAAATGAAGCCGGAGGAGCTAACCGATATATGGGCGTTCATCTCCGATGTGTAGCTGGCCTCTCGGTTCTGAGCCCTTATTAACTGTCTTTAAATATAGAATCGGAGATTATTGCTCCTTTTTAAACTAGAGCAGCGTGTGTGCGGCGGAGGTGGAGggagcagagtgttgccagcatgtGATGTTTTCCCTTACTTGCCGTGACCCTGTCtgttttcaaaagacattttttagGTCATTTAGTTTTACAGCTTGGCATTTGGGAGGGAAGCTGAGTATAAAGAGTTGCTGGGATTACAGGTCCCTGCAGAAGCAGCCTGGCCCGATGTCGGTGCAGGACCAGTAGAGGCCTCAGCCTATAATTTCTAGGGTTTTGAAGTCAGAAATCATGGTGCCATGGGAAGATGATGTGTAattggtgtggggggggggggggggggatcaaacTTCAGCCTCAGTGCTGTTGATTTAACTTTACCTCTCTGCCCGTATCCAAAGGAGGTAGAAGTGGAtgggctgtgggttttttctttttttcacgtGTTTTTGGAAACAGAGGGATGTCAGCTCTGTTCCTGCCCAGCCTCTGTTCACTGAACCTAGGGCGGTGAAGTGGCTCGCGAGGCAGTAGCGCGGGCACCGTCCCTGCCGCGTGCTCGGCGGTGGTGGCTCCAGTGTGGGAGGTCACCTCTGGAAGGAGGAACTGATTCAGTCCCCAAGATCTGTTTATGCTTTCGGCTCTTTTCCCAGGCTagggggaaaattaaaaaaaaaaaaaaaagaaaaagaaaaaaacgggTGTCACAAGCCCGCGACATCTGCAGTCCTACCACAGCTGCatgctttcattttctcactCCACAATTCCTGGAAATCTctgctttccctgagcatagCTGGTCCATATGCACGACAGCTGAACTATCCACAGGATTTAAGAGTCCCCGATTACTCCTCAGACAATGGAGCAGAACAGCTTCCTCGTTACTGTGTATTCCAAAAAGGCCACATGCCTGTTTTTATATGCACACTAAGGGTAAATCATCGTCAAGTTTGCCAGCAACACGCTTATTTACTGGTTGCTAAATAATGCACCCTGGACTTGGGGATGTGTAGCACCTTTCAAATACCCCTGAAGTCACTGAGAACCAGGGATGCCTCGTTTCCCGGAAAACTAGAGCTCAAAAGCCTCTTAGACTGACAACCTCTTTGCCCCAAATTCTGTTACAAACACCCCAAACAGGTCTAAGAGAATGCTACTGATGGAGGCTTGCTGGTAACAGTGTGTCTGCAGAAACATAACACCCTTTGCAGTTGTTTTCTATTGTTCTTTCCTTGGttacacatttattttaaggATCTCATCATTTATTTGGTATCCAGAAAGGTGTAATTACAGTCACAGTTTACTGAGAATGGTTGTTTGTGATACTACATGTATGAAATAAGTTTCAAAGCGTGAtccagagttaaaaaaaacaaaacaaaaaaagactagTGTAACGGCAAACAAAGGTCTAGAAGAGGTCAGTTAGTGAAAGTAAAAcgggcttgttttgttttaagaaatttgTAAAAAGGTAACAGCAGTAACAAATGTAATTCCTTCACCTGAAGGAGGCCCACCAAGAAAAAGTACTGTCTTTTGCTCTGTAACAGTCTTCAGTGTAATTTTGCCCTTACTGTAACCCCTGTGGTTTGAAGGGCTCCTGTTGGATTAGAAGTCATATGGAAAATATCTCTTACCAACACTGCAAATAGAGGATTATTCAAATGGAAAGGGAGTAATGCAAATCTTGAACCTGCCAAGCGTGCCTTACACACTTGACACTAAGCGTGTGAGTTTCAGACTAACTTTGCGCTGATGACTCCTACGTGGAAATTTAAGCAAGTAAATCTTTGCAGATTTGGGCTTTGTAGGGAAATGAACCCATGGGTTTCCCTCTTGTTTGTAATCACTTCCTAGATAATTTCACGTTTTTGTTGTTTACAACAATGAGCTTAATTGTTCTATTTCTGAGCGGCCCGAAGCATGGAGTTTTATGAGggattatttttaaggaaaaaggggTTCTCACCAGGAGGCTGGGTTGCACCATTCATCCATTGAAAGGAATatttaatgtgtattttaaattaaaaatcaatagaCTGTTTCCTTAGCAATTTAGTGTTTATGGAAATGTATCCATTGTTTTAGAATGGGAAAACAAAACTTATTTACAATGCATAAATCTAAATGCGTATTTAGCTCAAGTTTAAGAAGACTTTATAAAAGCTCCTAACCCTTAAGAGGGCAGTACTTAAGAAAAGTTGTCATTCACTGTACACATAAAGAGCTGTAATTAGTGGTTATGACTAGtctaataaattaattttttttcctaatttcattctcttcttcctttcaggtTTATGACCGGCCACAAAAACATTCTGCTCTGCACTACGATCCGGGCCTCCAGCAAGACTACACCGGTGATACCTTAAAATCAAAGCACCAGCAGAAAAGTAGCAACCAGCACCATCTTGACTGGTCAGCAAGCTCTGATACTGGATCCACATCTCAGAGTTGTTTCATCAATACAGAGTGCAGTCGAGAAGCTGTTAGTGCCACCAAGGTCCCCGCTCCAGAGCCAGTAGTCTCTTTCAGCAAATCCCAAGCAAAGAAATCCTGTGCCGGAAGCACCTGGGGACAGCTGTCGGCCAGTAGTAAAGAGCTTGCCATTTGCAGTGCAGTCCCATCACCCAACAACATCGGCGCAGCTGCCCCTAGCAGTGCTTCTGAGTGCAATGGGCTTTTGCCTCTTGTCGATCCGGAGGGAGGTGTGCAGCTGGAGGCCCCCGATCAGCCTACAGGGACTACAaagaagaagtccagcaaaaaaGACTTGATAAGTCAAACCATCCCAACTACAGACATTGAATGGGTGAAGAGTGCGCAGAAAGCATTTGACAGCAAAAGCCATGACAGCATGGATGGGAAAAAGGAGTCTTACTCAATGGATGGTGTGTTAGATGCATCACCCACAAAGCAGAATCCCAGTTCTGCTAGCAGTTCCGAAAGTGACACCAGTCATGTACGAATTACTATCCCAATAAAGTCTCCAACAACAGATACGTCTggccacaaaaggaaaaaaaggcagtctgCAAAATCTTCCATAGAGAAAACTATCCAGGAGAAAAGCCTGCCTTCCGGACTTCCTATGAGCAGTGAAGTAGCGAATAGGACCAGTTCGCAGTCAGAGGGGAGTAAAAAAGATCTTCGAGCCACAAAGCCAGGGAAAGTGATTGAAAATGAGTCCCCTTTAGTAGCTATTGAAAGCAGTGTGCTCACTGACAAAGCTTCCCCCAACAGTGCCACTAGGCTCAGAAAATCTGTAGCTGTGACATCCACGCTCCTACCTACCGATCTTCCCACAGCTAGCAAATTGTCTGAGGTCCAGCACCCCAAACTTGCAGCTAAGCGGCGATGGACCTGCAGCAAACCTAAATCTATCCTTCGGGAGGCCTCCATGGCAACATCTGAGAAGCTGATGGTGGAGCCTCCTTCAGCCTATCCCATCACACCATCCAGCCCTCTGTATACCAATACAGACAGTCTTACTGTGATCACACCTGTCAAGAAAAAAAGAGGACGACCAAAGAAACAGCCTTTGCTCACTGTTGAAACCATTCATGAGGGAACCTCCACCAGCCCAGTGAGTCCAATCAATCGCGAATTTCcaggaacaaagaaaaggaagaggagacgGAACCTGGCCAAGTTGGCTCAGATGGTCCCAGGAGAGGACAAGTCCATCAGTGAACTCAAGTTTCACAAAAAGGTTGGGAAGCTCGGGGTCTTGGATAAGAAGACCATCAAGACCATTAATAAAATGAAGACCCTCAAAAGGAAGAATATTCTCAATCAGATCTTGTCGTCCTGCTCCAGCAACATAGCTCTAAAAGCAAAAGTTCAGCCACCGTCTAGTGCTGGGCCAACAACCATTGATGCCAGACTAGGGAAGCAGATCAATGTCAGCAAGAGGGGGACTATCTACATTGGCAAAAAACGGGGCAGGAAgcccagagcagagctgcagcctcagccAGAAGAACCTAAGACAGCCATCAAGCACTCAAGGCCTGTTTCCAGCCAGCCAGAAAACCCAGCAGTGCCTTCCAACCTGCAGTCACTTGTGGCATCGTCACCAGCAGCTATTCATCCACTTTCAACACAGTTAGTGGGGACTAATGGCAACCTTAGCCCTGCAAGCACTGAAACGAATTTTTCAGAGTTAAAAACTATGCCAAATCTTCAACCTATCAGTGCTCTTCCTACAAAAACCCAGAAAGGAATGCACAGTGGAACTTGGAAGCTGTCTCCACCCAGGTTAATGGCTAATTCACCTTCCCACCTCTGTGAAATAGGTTCTCTGAAAGAAGTCACGCTGTCACCAGTGAGCGAGTCTCACAGTGAGGAAACCATACCAAGCGACAGTGGGATAGGTACAGACAACAACAGCACTTCTGACCAAGCCGAAAAGAGCTCAGAATCCCGCCGGAGATATTCCTTTGATTTCTGCACCCTGGACAATCCAGAGGCGATCCCATCTGACACCAGCACAAAGAACAGGCATGGTCACCGGCAGAAACATCTCATCGTGGATAATTTTCTCTCTCATGAGAGCATTAAAAAGCCAAAgcacaagaggaaaaggaaaagcctgCAGAACAGAGATGACCTCCAGTTTCTGGCAGACCTTGAGGAACTCATCAATAAGTTTCAAGTGTTCAGGATTTCCCATAGAAGTTACACGTTTTATCATGAAAATCCATATCCTAGCATCTTCAGGATTAATTTTGATCACTACTACCCTGTGCCATATATCCAATATGACCCATTGCTCTATCTTCGCAGGACCTCGGACATGAAGTCTAAGAAGAAGCGTGGTAGACCTGCCAAAACCAATGACACCATGACAAAGGTGCCTTTTTTACAAGGGTTCGGTTACCCTATTCCCAGTGGGAGTTACTATGCACCCTATGGAATGCCTTACACGTCAATGCCTATGATGAATCTTGGTTACTATGGTCAGTATCCAGCTCCTTTGTACCTGTCTCACACGCTCGGAGCGGCTTCCCCATTTATGAGACCTaccgtgcccccaccccagttCCATGCAAGCTCTCATATGAAGATGTCCACCACTGCCAAGCATAAAGCGAAACACGGAGTGCACCTGCAAACGCCTGTGGGAATGGGCCTTGGAGACATGCAGTCCTCTCTGGCTCCTCCGAAGGTTGGAGGGACAAGCCTTTCAAGTGGCCGACTTCACAAAAGGAAACACAAACATAAGCACAAGCATAAGGACGAGCGGATATTGGGGACACACGAAGATCTGAGTGGTCTCTTTGCTAGCAAGTCCACTGGCTTCTCCAGCCATGCGATCAATGAAAGGCTAAGTGGCTCAGATAAAGACCTCTCCTTGCTCACTGAGAAAAGCAAGCataaggagaagcagaagcaccAGCATTGTGAAACCGGACACAAAGGCTCGAAGAGTAACTTTGAAGTGGATACGCTGTCTACGTTATCACTTTCTGATGCCCAGCAGTGGACACAGAGTAAAGATAAAAGTGACTCAAGCAACGATCCCATTGACTCTTGCACAAAGAGATACTCTGGTAATACGGAGAGTAATGCAAGGTCAGAGTCCCTGGACATGTTTGGTGAAATGAATTCCTCGAGTGACAAGCGCGACAATGATGCAAGTGGGAGtaaaagaagaagctttgaagggTTTGGAACTTACAGGGAAAAGGACATTCAGCCCTTCAGGACAAATAGGAAGGACAGAAGTACTTACGATTCTTCGGCCTCTTCAGGTAGGCTCCTAtttattctatttcattttactgcgttttatttttaatgctgaacAAAGATGGACTTGCCATTTTCCACAGCTATGTTTCTGAGTCACTCGCTTCTCTGGCTTTATGTAGTGGACTCCCATTTTCCATCCAAGCTTTGGAGAGACTGGCGAGAACGTTGACTACATATCAAGCCAAAAGCTTCAAAAGGCTTTGAATTGTTACACGgctttttttataaatatttttcctgcctttttgccATTCATCCTAGCTTGTTGCACTTCCTCCAAAAATCTGTGTTTGCATTCTGCAACAGAAACAATTATAGTGCCTACTGGCAAAGCAAACATCCCTCTTATTGGAATCTAATATCTCTGGGTGGCAGTCGTCACCCCACCTTTGGGAGTACAGTCACAGTACGGAGCAGAGATTCTCCTCTCTGGCCGGTGAAGCCTACAAAAGCCATTCACTGATGGCCTGGGCTAGAAGTGTGGGAAGTTGCAGAGTTGGGTCAGCGTCCCACGATTATAGTGTGGTGTGGTGCCAATCCAGGGTGCCAATCCATCATGGTGATGGCCACACTAAATATATGGAGACCCTTGGTACAATCCTCGTGTAAATCTGTCACTTCCAGTCGGCAGGTGTCATGTAGAGTAATTATCCTGAGCATTGAGTGGCTGTGGGAAGAAGCTGGTGTCATGGAAACAATAAGTCCTAGCTGATTGACTCTTGAAGAGTTTTAGGACTCATGACTTGGAAATATAAGCTGGGttgatggggaggaaggaagctCCTTTCGGATGCTTGAGACATCTGTTCCTctcccacgggggggggggggaagattcaGATTCCCGTGTCTGAGAGACTGAATTGTACTTTACAATGGAGAGCTGCCTTCATGATGACGCAGAGGCAGGTGTTTTGCTGCAGTATAAGTGAATTTAGCTTGGGAGCAAGCCCAGAGCTCCTGCACCCTCAGATATTTATCACAAAGCAGATTTCACACTTGATTCTGGAAAAGGGTGAGCTTTACTGAACCAACCAGCGGTGGATGAGATTCTCATGTGCTAAAAAAGGGCTTCAAAGCAGCGTAATGCATAGCCTCCAAAATGAAAAGGCAGAATCAGCTGAGAACACAGTGGGAGCTGAGAATTTATATAACCTGCCAATGTGAGGCTCTTAAGTTTTTTATTAACTTGTAGCTGATTGAAATCCAAAGACTGCTCGTGTTTAAGCCACCTAgacatttccatttccttcccTGAGACCAGGATCTGGACTATAGTAATGAGAAGCAGTCTAGAATGAGAGCTTATCCCACACAAACATGTCCATTCACATTATCATATTAAATCAGTGGTGACACTCAGAAGTATAGCGCACAAATTTTGGAAATGAACTGAATTCAGGCCCTAGTTGTATCAGGGTTGCTAATATACCTGTCAAAGAGCAAAACTTATTCTCCAAGCACTACGGTGGCTACTGCAGTAAGAAAGCTGCGTCCTAGCAGACGTGAGTTAAGTCTTCATAACTTTTAACTAAGCTGTTTCTCCATTATGAAGTTACTGATTTCACAGTTTTCTAACAGTTGAATTTGTAGCCTCTTTGCCTTCTGAACAGAACATGCTTGTTGAACCTCTGTTTTCCAATCCAGTATATTTCATTAGGAATAGCAAATTGTCAAGAGAAAATTATCAGTGCTGGTGAACTCAAATGAGTTTCAGAAGTGGGGGTATGATCCCCACCAGGCTGCCCTTGAAATAGAAGAACTTGTTAAGAAAAAGtccattttctgtcatttttccttcaatttattgtccatgaaaataaaaaaaaaaataaggtgaaGTGGTAGAATTTGTAATGGGAGCTTTGTCAGATTTGCTGTTTAAACTTTTAGAACTGGTTCTCGTTTaaactgcagttatttttatttatttttacttttcacgTTTGCAACTGCACATCATTCCCCATGACCTAATCCATCAAGCTGCAGATTAGGAACTGGTTTCTTCATTGTCAAGCTGTTATTTAGATGGAAAAATCATCAGCAGTTAGCTAACTAGAGCCAGCTAACCAGAGCCATACCTTACACTACAAGAGGAAAAATACTAAAGCTGAACAGCTCTGCCAAGAAAGGCCTGGAGCCAAGACTGCTCATTAAAGCCTAGGAACATCTGTCTGCTTATGACTGTCTCAGATCTtagtgcagctttttttttttttcctgcctttgaccTTCACTGGGATTCCCAGCTGAGGTCCGTACTTGAGTCTAGCTGTAGCTATTAACTGGTTCCCACTGAGGAGGGATTAAACTTTTCCACGATAACCTTGACCTTCTTTCTCCTCATTCACCTTGTATTTCCCTAAGGTGACTAAACAGTGATTGACTAAGCATAAAAATAAgaggcaaaaggaggaaaaaaaaaaaatttgagaacaCTTAGCTCTGTCCCAGGAGGCTATTGTATAGTCTGATTGTTCTTGCTATGCAGTATTTGTAACCTTTCGccgtttaaaaataatatatgacAGAGACAAGCGGAGGCCTCCTGAATATTCAGATGGAAGCTGCAAATAGATTCATATCACAATTTCACTGTTATCCTTACTGCATGGGCATTTTGGCATGCTCAGTAATGCCATTTGCAGCTTCCTTGTATGTTGCTGGAGATTAAATATGGAGCAAAACGCCACCCACTCTGTGTAGAGATATCTGTTATAAGAAAGATGAGAGAACCATTTAGTGTTCTCCAGCATTCAGGCACTGCAGTTAGTTTCAGTGCGGCGTGCTGATGCAGGTGCCATTGTATTGTTGCTggttttattattgttatcaATGTCAGAATAGCACATATCCGTTTCTGAAGAGATTTGTCCTTCCTAGTGCCATGCACAGTCCTTCCTAGTGCTATGCACAGGTCATGCGTATGGTAAGAAACCATCCTGCCATATAGCCTTAAAGCCTGTGTATGATCTTATAGTGCAGAGAGACTAGGATGTCCAGGGAAAAGTTGTCGCTTTCTGGAGGAGCTGGTTATGCTCCTGCAACAAGAAATCTGTGCCAGCGGGAAGGGTCCCACCCGGAGAGCACCACCAGCCGTCTCGGTTGGCCGCTGCAAACATAACCACTCCCTTTATTGAACCACTCGTCCTATTGCTGCACGTTCACTAGTGGTGACCTTATGAGCTTTGACTTATTTTACAGCTTTTGGGACTTGAGTTTCAAAGTACATTGTTAGTgcatgtggctgttctcctgGAGTCTGGAGATTTGCACTGCATGTTTCTCCATCATAGTTCTGGAGATCCTTTCTTCACAGGCAAGTGGATATCTCTTCCCACCTTTCTTCATACCCGCTCCCTGGGACCTGTTGCttcatactcctttt is a genomic window containing:
- the LOC104138508 gene encoding SET-binding protein isoform X3, whose translation is MEPRETLGSSRQRGAEADFLPAAVTSGKPPPASGCTGETMLPASGSGKGIPVSGERMEPEEEDELGSGRDVDSTSNADSEKWVAGDGLEEQEFSIKEANFTEGSLKLKIQTTKRAKKPPKNLENYICPPEIKITIKQSGEQKISRAGKNSKAAKEEDRAHSKKKNQMKSLGRECGFPVQNPVTKSLNKVYDRPQKHSALHYDPGLQQDYTGDTLKSKHQQKSSNQHHLDWSASSDTGSTSQSCFINTECSREAVSATKVPAPEPVVSFSKSQAKKSCAGSTWGQLSASSKELAICSAVPSPNNIGAAAPSSASECNGLLPLVDPEGGVQLEAPDQPTGTTKKKSSKKDLISQTIPTTDIEWVKSAQKAFDSKSHDSMDGKKESYSMDGVLDASPTKQNPSSASSSESDTSHVRITIPIKSPTTDTSGHKRKKRQSAKSSIEKTIQEKSLPSGLPMSSEVANRTSSQSEGSKKDLRATKPGKVIENESPLVAIESSVLTDKASPNSATRLRKSVAVTSTLLPTDLPTASKLSEVQHPKLAAKRRWTCSKPKSILREASMATSEKLMVEPPSAYPITPSSPLYTNTDSLTVITPVKKKRGRPKKQPLLTVETIHEGTSTSPVSPINREFPGTKKRKRRRNLAKLAQMVPGEDKSISELKFHKKVGKLGVLDKKTIKTINKMKTLKRKNILNQILSSCSSNIALKAKVQPPSSAGPTTIDARLGKQINVSKRGTIYIGKKRGRKPRAELQPQPEEPKTAIKHSRPVSSQPENPAVPSNLQSLVASSPAAIHPLSTQLVGTNGNLSPASTETNFSELKTMPNLQPISALPTKTQKGMHSGTWKLSPPRLMANSPSHLCEIGSLKEVTLSPVSESHSEETIPSDSGIGTDNNSTSDQAEKSSESRRRYSFDFCTLDNPEAIPSDTSTKNRHGHRQKHLIVDNFLSHESIKKPKHKRKRKSLQNRDDLQFLADLEELINKFQVFRISHRSYTFYHENPYPSIFRINFDHYYPVPYIQYDPLLYLRRTSDMKSKKKRGRPAKTNDTMTKVPFLQGFGYPIPSGSYYAPYGMPYTSMPMMNLGYYGQYPAPLYLSHTLGAASPFMRPTVPPPQFHASSHMKMSTTAKHKAKHGVHLQTPVGMGLGDMQSSLAPPKVGGTSLSSGRLHKRKHKHKHKHKDERILGTHEDLSGLFASKSTGFSSHAINERLSGSDKDLSLLTEKSKHKEKQKHQHCETGHKGSKSNFEVDTLSTLSLSDAQQWTQSKDKSDSSNDPIDSCTKRYSGNTESNARSESLDMFGEMNSSSDKRDNDASGSKRRSFEGFGTYREKDIQPFRTNRKDRSTYDSSASSGISGPHLKADQTSLHSKMESSACNMMTRRKPAAVDSVAMPTPVLSLLPSSSATSEAASPPLKKRFKRREIEAIQCEVRKMCNYTKILSTKKNLDHVNKILKAKRLQRQSKTGNNFVKKRRGRPRKQPLSFDEDSRDQMPVLEKCVDLPSKRGQRPTLNPLLLEQAATQDTIMATIEAVIHMARETPPPPPPLPPPPPPPPLPPPRTPRVGKRKSKSPQEEEEDVKVKRHRKGRGSESEGLP